Proteins encoded by one window of Salinigranum rubrum:
- a CDS encoding T9SS type A sorting domain-containing protein, with product MSDIEISPGATVSTVNVANKSIPRGTSELTVGVDTNFEEAENVTLTVVDEDGLDVTGQLTDSPTVTSNAGSVTLNVSSLDTGLYNVTAEGADDLDTASRTVTFRVRDSEKVVSLSKTRVTRGESTIVTVAGEPGAVRYVRISTTTLREGAVVNTPTARSVFDDTEAVQSIGADSDLGVVYAVVALDDDGLADLRLQSERIATGSVDVELAERLAGTSEDEAELEIFERRLTIRGPQSAAIGEALTISGTAVESDRVKLYAATDGSYIPLYTDEAELAEPEVANDGTWESEIETNRVINLPGTYRIAAVADPGSAQLGATESIDSDTFRMFEVRSTTSLQMSTGSLTANISRNEIAATGDDVVSISGTAVGQGDNVRVYLVGPRGRFLGTDGTTGQVESIDIDGDRFTEDYGAFDTRGRYTFLVISKGRDGEYASDYGFGESALQPGLTSQQAVEIINDEYTGAGVDDQIVELTLHAESPSLTVDDFTTNGQVVARKVTVSGNSNRERGTDIFIEVLRNDHSVITSSEAKVDGSNGMWSTKIDLSAVETGTYTLHTNSGEISTSLEFELVESIDIPTQTPTRKPDDERTTRSTEMPVEESTETTMREPSDTPATSTSMVGFGVTTAFIALCIIVCFAARRR from the coding sequence GTGTCCGATATTGAGATATCTCCGGGAGCAACAGTATCGACAGTCAACGTCGCGAATAAATCGATCCCTCGTGGAACAAGCGAACTGACTGTCGGCGTAGACACGAACTTCGAGGAGGCCGAAAACGTGACCCTCACGGTCGTTGATGAAGACGGATTGGATGTCACAGGGCAACTCACAGACTCTCCGACCGTAACCAGCAATGCAGGAAGTGTAACACTCAACGTGAGCAGTCTCGACACTGGCCTGTATAATGTGACCGCAGAAGGGGCTGATGACCTCGATACAGCTTCACGGACAGTCACTTTCCGCGTACGTGACTCAGAAAAAGTCGTTTCACTCTCAAAGACGCGCGTTACGCGTGGCGAAAGCACGATCGTTACCGTCGCCGGAGAGCCCGGTGCTGTTAGATACGTGCGCATCAGTACAACGACCCTCCGAGAGGGAGCAGTAGTCAACACCCCAACCGCACGCTCGGTGTTCGACGATACAGAGGCGGTCCAATCAATCGGGGCCGATAGCGATCTAGGTGTGGTATATGCAGTAGTCGCCCTGGATGACGACGGGTTAGCTGATCTCCGACTCCAGAGTGAACGAATCGCGACGGGGTCGGTTGACGTAGAGCTTGCTGAAAGACTGGCAGGGACATCTGAAGACGAAGCAGAACTGGAGATATTCGAGCGCCGTCTTACTATCCGCGGCCCGCAATCGGCGGCTATCGGCGAAGCTCTCACGATTTCTGGTACCGCCGTTGAGAGCGATCGCGTCAAGCTCTACGCCGCAACAGATGGCTCGTATATCCCATTGTACACTGACGAAGCTGAACTTGCTGAACCAGAAGTTGCAAACGATGGAACATGGGAAAGTGAGATCGAAACGAATCGAGTTATCAACCTCCCCGGAACCTATCGAATCGCTGCGGTCGCAGACCCAGGATCGGCGCAACTCGGAGCGACAGAATCGATCGATAGCGACACGTTCCGCATGTTCGAAGTCCGTAGTACCACATCGTTGCAGATGAGTACCGGATCACTCACGGCGAATATATCCCGGAACGAGATCGCGGCGACGGGAGACGATGTGGTGAGCATATCCGGGACAGCGGTCGGCCAAGGTGACAACGTCCGCGTGTATCTTGTCGGTCCGCGTGGGAGGTTTCTTGGAACTGATGGCACTACCGGCCAAGTAGAATCAATCGATATCGATGGAGATCGGTTCACCGAGGATTACGGCGCGTTCGACACTCGGGGCAGATATACGTTCCTCGTCATCAGCAAAGGTCGTGATGGGGAGTACGCGTCCGATTATGGATTCGGTGAGAGTGCGTTGCAGCCGGGGCTCACGTCACAACAAGCTGTTGAGATCATCAACGACGAGTACACGGGTGCTGGTGTCGACGACCAGATCGTTGAACTAACCCTCCACGCAGAGAGCCCATCACTGACAGTGGATGACTTCACTACGAACGGACAGGTTGTCGCAAGAAAGGTTACGGTTTCAGGAAACTCAAACAGAGAACGTGGCACGGATATCTTCATTGAGGTACTCAGAAATGATCACAGTGTCATCACCTCATCTGAAGCGAAAGTCGATGGTTCCAACGGCATGTGGTCAACGAAAATAGATCTATCTGCTGTCGAAACGGGTACGTACACACTACATACGAATAGTGGAGAGATCTCTACTTCGCTTGAATTCGAGCTGGTCGAATCAATAGACATTCCAACCCAAACGCCGACGAGGAAACCGGATGATGAGCGTACGACAAGATCGACCGAGATGCCGGTGGAGGAGTCAACTGAGACAACGATGAGAGAACCAAGCGATACGCCTGCAACATCGACATCGATGGTTGGTTTCGGTGTCACCACAGCTTTCATTGCGCTCTGTATCATCGTGTGCTTCGCCGCCCGTCGCAGGTGA